Proteins encoded together in one Amblyomma americanum isolate KBUSLIRL-KWMA chromosome 1, ASM5285725v1, whole genome shotgun sequence window:
- the LOC144113800 gene encoding uncharacterized protein LOC144113800, which produces MGGGGSGHSPSPATAACCEPARPLVGESPGAAPASAASGPVCSLPAAGSYDSRLLSSYPQLATPRFYNAGYGDQAAAAADYANLAVDSSAFYPTLCDELGSKY; this is translated from the exons ATGGGCGGCGGCGGCTCGGGCCACTCTCCGTCCCCGGCCACCGCGGCGTGCTGCGAGCCGGCGCGGCCGCTGGTCGGCGAGTCCCCCGGCGCTGCGCCGGCCTCGGCGGCATCCGGGCCCGTCTGCTCGCTGCCGGCGGCCGGCTCCTACGACTCGCGCCTACTCTCCAGCTACCCGCAGCTGGCCACGCCGCGCTTCTACAACGCCGGCTACGGGGACCAGGCGGCTGCCGCCGCAGACTACGCCAACCTGGCCGTCGACTCGTCCGCATTCTACCCGACGCTG TGTGATGAGCTGGGCTCCAAGTATTAG